One Hermetia illucens chromosome 4, iHerIll2.2.curated.20191125, whole genome shotgun sequence DNA segment encodes these proteins:
- the LOC119653434 gene encoding uncharacterized protein LOC119653434, whose product MIENGWMRELQLADPKYNVKAGIDLVLGSEVFEEIVEPKIKKRDPLMAQKAKLGWVLSGKVPIESPEVTTLISNISTTEFHTVFQRFFETEADQDDVAVGNDCEMIYESTVQREANGRYVDTLPFKNDPKVVPRGNSRNRALMRLKQLEKRLEKDVELKEDYYRAMQEYIDRGHLLEKAETCTTFRIIL is encoded by the coding sequence ATGATCGAAAACGGATGGATGAGGGAGCTACAACTTGCAGACCCGAAATATAACGTTAAGGCAGGCATTGATCTGGTACTGGGATCTGAAGTGTTTGAAGAGATAGTGGagccaaaaataaagaaacgaGATCCATTGATGGCCCAAAAGGCGAAATTAGGCTGGGTTCTCTCGGGCAAAGTCCCCATCGAGTCACCTGAAGTCACGACACTGATATCTAATATATCAACAACGGAGTTCCATACGGTATTCCAACGATTCTTCGAAACAGAGGCAGATCAGGATGATGTAGCGGTTGGGAACGATTGCGAGATGATTTACGAAAGCACGGTCCAGCGCGAGGCAAATGGAAGATACGTGGACACGTTACCATTCAAGAACGACCCTAAGGTAGTGCCACGAGGGAATTCAAGGAACAGGGCATTAATGCGTCTAAAACAACTGGAAAAACGACTCGAGAAGGATGTTGAATTAAAGGAAGATTATTACCGGGCgatgcaagagtacattgaCCGTGGTCACTTGCTGGAGAAGGCAGAGACGTGTACTACCTTCCGCATCATCCTGTAG